One Thiocapsa sp. genomic window, ATGTCCACACCGAAGAAGGCCGTGGTATCGGCCACGCGGGTCGCCTGCTGCATGTTGTGCGTGACCAGGGCCACCGTGTAGCGCTCCTTGAGCTCGAGCATGAGCTGCTCGACCTGACGGGTCGCGATGGGGTCCAGCGCCGAGCAGGGCTCGTCCATCAGCAAGACATCGGGCTCGGTCGCGATCGCCCTGGCGATGCACAGTCGCTGCTGTTGGCCGCCGGACAGCGACAGGCCGCTCTTGTTCAGCTTGTCCTTGACCTCCTTCCAGAGTGCGGCGCGCTCGAGCGCCTTCTGAACCCGCTCCGCGAGGTCGCCCTTGTAGCGGTTCAGCCGCAGACCGAAGGCGACATTGTCGAAGATGCTCATCGAGAAGGGGTTCGGCTGCTGAAAGACCATGCCGATGTAACGCCGAACCACGACCGGGTCGACATTCTTACCGTAGACGTCCTGACCGTGGTACTTGACATGGCCCTCGAACCGGAAGATCGGGATGAGATCGTTCATACGGTTGAGGCTGCGCAGCACTGTACTCTTGCCGCAGCCGGACGGGCCGATGAAGCCCGTGATCTTGCCCT contains:
- the pstB gene encoding phosphate ABC transporter ATP-binding protein PstB, which encodes MSATAEAMAQTILPRAAAFTPVGPTVIDCQLQKVFYGDFLAVRNSNVPVEKGKITGFIGPSGCGKSTVLRSLNRMNDLIPIFRFEGHVKYHGQDVYGKNVDPVVVRRYIGMVFQQPNPFSMSIFDNVAFGLRLNRYKGDLAERVQKALERAALWKEVKDKLNKSGLSLSGGQQQRLCIARAIATEPDVLLMDEPCSALDPIATRQVEQLMLELKERYTVALVTHNMQQATRVADTTAFFGVDISQGGRTGYLVEMGATRQIFEDPQQELTKQYVSGEFS